The window ACCGCCAGCGAATTCGACGCCATCTCTGTTGAGTGGCGGGCATTAGAAGCACTTGTTCCCTTTTTGCTGCCGTTTCAAACTTATGACTGGAACCGCAGCTGGTGGCAAATATTTTCTGTTCAAACTGTTTTTCGTCGCGACGAATTATCGATCATCGCCTTTTATGATAAAGATCAACTGGTCGCCGTTGCGCCATACGCAATCAGCTATCTAGGACGTAAAGCGTTCTCTATCTATCGCTATGTAAGGCCGTTTGGTGCAGACCCCAATCTGACAGAAATCCGTACACCCTTAATTTTGCCTAGCTATGAAAAAGATGTTTTTCAGCACTTAGCCGCACCTTATCGGCCGCAATTATCTGGATTCACAGAACAGCAAATGATTGTCAGTGATGAGAACAGTGAGCAGTTATTTACTCACCGCTGCGCTATGCGGCAAATAGATAAGCGCAAGATCAGCAACTACGTCTTGGATCTGGGCAAAGACTGGGACAGTTTCCGCAGCGGGTTGAAGCGCAACATCAAAGAATCAATACGCCACTGCTATAACTCATTAGCGAGAGACAAACTTCAGCCGGTGTTAAAAGTCGTCACAGGACATCAGGCTCTGACAGAAAATTTGCCGGTTTTTTATCACTTGCACAGCAGCAGAGCCAGCGCACAATTGACGGTAGAGCATCCAGATTATTTTTCTAATCCTCTGCATAAGGCATTGATTACCAGTCTTTTAAAAACACCTTTTGCAGACAAAATGCAACTTTTTTCTCTGGAGATCGACGGCAAAATCGTCGCTATCCGCATGGGATTTTTAATGGGCGAGGAGTTATATCTGTATTACTCAGGCTACGATTTGGCATACGCCAGATATAGTGTGATGACTACTTTACTGGTCGAAATTATTCGCTGGTCATTGGACAAAAATATCCAACGGCTTAATTTGTCTGTGGGTGAAGATGTGTCTAAAACCCGTTGGGGGCCAAGAGTTATTT of the Undibacterium sp. 5I1 genome contains:
- a CDS encoding GNAT family N-acetyltransferase; protein product: MHIKVLSTASEFDAISVEWRALEALVPFLLPFQTYDWNRSWWQIFSVQTVFRRDELSIIAFYDKDQLVAVAPYAISYLGRKAFSIYRYVRPFGADPNLTEIRTPLILPSYEKDVFQHLAAPYRPQLSGFTEQQMIVSDENSEQLFTHRCAMRQIDKRKISNYVLDLGKDWDSFRSGLKRNIKESIRHCYNSLARDKLQPVLKVVTGHQALTENLPVFYHLHSSRASAQLTVEHPDYFSNPLHKALITSLLKTPFADKMQLFSLEIDGKIVAIRMGFLMGEELYLYYSGYDLAYARYSVMTTLLVEIIRWSLDKNIQRLNLSVGEDVSKTRWGPRVISYAEYQFVKNAWWRYRLGKSIVQLRKRRQTSMLGHK